A stretch of DNA from Tsuneonella amylolytica:
CATGCCTTCGGGCACCCGCGAATTCGCCGATCCCGAAGCGGCGGAAGCCAGCCCGCTGGCGCAGGCCTTGTTCGACACAGGCGAAGTGTCGAACGTGCTTTTCGGCAGCGATTTCGTCGCCGTTTCTGCATCGCCCGGTGCGGACTGGAGTATGCTCAAGCCGCAAGTCGTCGCGTGCCTGCTCGACCACTTCGTCTCCGAGGCGCCGCTCTTCGCCGGGGGCGATGCGGGCGGGATCATGGTGCCGCCAGAGGAGGACATGGCGGTCGACGAGGACCCGGCCGATGCCGACATCGTCGCGCAGATCCACGACCTTTTGGAAACGCGCATCCGACCGGCAGTGGCCAACGACGGCGGCGACATCGTCTATCGCGGCTATCGCGACGGTATCGTCCACCTCGCGATGCAGGGCGCCTGTGCCGGCTGCCCGAGTTCTACCGCGACGCTCAAACACGGCATCGAAGGCTTGCTCAAGCATTACATTCCCGAAGTCACCGAGGTGCGCGCAGCATGACTAAGCAGTTTCACGACCAGCCGCTCGACGACCGGGCGCTCGACCAGGTTTTCCGCGAGGCGCGCAGCTACAACGGCTGGCTCGACAAGGATGTGAGCGAAACACAGATCGAGGCGATCTACGACCTGCTCAAGATGGCGCCGACGAGCGCGAACATGCATCCCGCTCGGTTCGTCTGGGCGAAATCCGCGGACGCGAAGGAGAAACTCGCCGGGTTCGCTTCCGAGCAGAACAAGAAGAAAGTCCTAACCGCACCGGTGTGCGTGATCATTGG
This window harbors:
- a CDS encoding NifU family protein, which produces MFIETETTPNPATLKFLPGRQVMPSGTREFADPEAAEASPLAQALFDTGEVSNVLFGSDFVAVSASPGADWSMLKPQVVACLLDHFVSEAPLFAGGDAGGIMVPPEEDMAVDEDPADADIVAQIHDLLETRIRPAVANDGGDIVYRGYRDGIVHLAMQGACAGCPSSTATLKHGIEGLLKHYIPEVTEVRAA